In Thermoflexus hugenholtzii JAD2, the following proteins share a genomic window:
- a CDS encoding TetR/AcrR family transcriptional regulator produces MARAPVTVRGEQTRRRLLEAAEEVFGELGFRRASIAEIVRRAGVAQGTFYLYFDSKEEIFRALVRHMSHELRKFIAMAVASLQDRLEIEREGYRAFFRFVLQHRFLYRIVLESQFVDEEVYREYYRRLAEGYARGLARAMEAGQIRRMDPETLAYCLMGIAHLLGMRWVLWENREPPEEVIEAAMDFIRHGIALPPKGAADASREGG; encoded by the coding sequence ATGGCACGAGCGCCGGTGACGGTTCGAGGGGAGCAGACCCGCCGCCGGTTGCTGGAGGCGGCGGAGGAAGTCTTCGGGGAGCTGGGGTTCCGCCGAGCCTCGATCGCGGAGATCGTCCGGCGCGCCGGGGTGGCCCAAGGCACCTTTTACCTCTATTTCGATTCCAAAGAGGAGATCTTCCGCGCTCTGGTCCGCCATATGAGCCATGAGCTCCGCAAGTTCATCGCGATGGCCGTGGCGAGCCTCCAGGATCGTCTGGAGATCGAGCGCGAGGGTTATCGGGCCTTTTTCCGCTTTGTCCTCCAGCACCGCTTTCTCTACCGAATCGTCCTGGAGAGCCAGTTCGTGGATGAGGAGGTGTATCGGGAATACTACCGGCGCCTGGCGGAGGGGTATGCCCGGGGTCTGGCCCGAGCCATGGAGGCCGGTCAGATCCGCCGGATGGATCCGGAGACGCTGGCGTATTGCCTGATGGGGATCGCGCATCTGCTGGGGATGCGCTGGGTGCTGTGGGAGAACCGGGAGCCCCCTGAGGAGGTGATCGAGGCTGCGATGGACTTCATCCGCCATGGCATTGCCCTTCCCCCGAAAGGAGCAGCGGATGCCTCACGTGAGGGTGGATGA
- a CDS encoding ATP-binding protein, whose amino-acid sequence MSETEQDPLAPLPPSPGPSSSATPGPIAAREVALVRQVKGLHRVARAFYERLLQQGKVVLLGERWDFQGQPDGAPQLHQDPDGFVYPIRAVMKAEIDGALCRIQLEPGFSENLTVRIRCAPADLARVEAFLQAHLQEPMVIYVPQPSLSGMIRLLDQLRQRATMTRIQGPEGSAPVFALHPSGRLIPLKARIEVYIDEGWISLDWENVWEGKLRVETPPALAEELSALLARTVGRRPRVRASSSSAAVDVGEVDWEDLGGLEAVRAELQNWIIELLRNPGVFRHLDLQPPKGVLLIGPPGTGKTTLARVLARRSEAVFLVLTPPDVFSMWYGESARRIAEVFAEARREAAQGRPVLVFIDEIDGFCPRREGAHEETRRAFAQLCTEMDGLTPLSGMIVLGATNRPQDLDPALLRPGRFDRKIVIPLPDRKAREEIFRVHLRRRPLDPAVSLAELAAKTRGFSGAEIAAVCARAAYLALEAFAASQGISISELKPERYQTLRIRREDLLQAIREIRRERQATRPRARRRKT is encoded by the coding sequence ATGAGCGAGACCGAGCAAGATCCCCTCGCCCCGCTTCCTCCCTCCCCGGGCCCTTCCTCGAGCGCCACGCCGGGGCCCATCGCCGCGCGGGAGGTCGCCCTGGTCCGTCAGGTGAAGGGGCTCCACCGCGTCGCCCGCGCCTTCTACGAGCGCCTCCTGCAGCAGGGGAAGGTGGTCCTGCTGGGCGAACGCTGGGATTTCCAGGGCCAGCCGGATGGCGCGCCCCAGCTCCACCAGGACCCGGACGGGTTCGTCTACCCCATTCGGGCGGTAATGAAGGCGGAGATCGACGGAGCCCTCTGCCGCATCCAACTGGAGCCGGGGTTCAGCGAGAACTTAACCGTCCGCATCCGCTGCGCCCCGGCCGACCTGGCTCGGGTGGAGGCGTTCCTGCAGGCCCACCTGCAGGAGCCGATGGTCATCTACGTCCCCCAGCCCTCGCTCTCCGGCATGATCCGGCTGCTCGACCAGCTCCGCCAGCGGGCTACCATGACCCGCATCCAAGGGCCGGAGGGGTCCGCTCCCGTCTTCGCTCTGCATCCCTCCGGGCGCCTGATCCCCTTGAAGGCCCGCATTGAGGTCTACATCGATGAGGGGTGGATCAGCCTGGATTGGGAGAACGTGTGGGAGGGAAAGCTGCGAGTGGAGACGCCCCCCGCCCTGGCGGAGGAGCTCAGCGCCCTGCTGGCGCGCACCGTGGGGCGGCGGCCCCGGGTGCGCGCCTCCTCTTCCTCCGCCGCCGTGGACGTGGGAGAGGTGGACTGGGAGGATCTGGGCGGACTGGAGGCGGTGCGGGCGGAGCTGCAGAACTGGATCATCGAGCTCCTGCGCAACCCGGGGGTCTTCCGACACCTGGACCTGCAGCCCCCCAAGGGGGTGTTGCTGATCGGCCCCCCCGGGACGGGCAAGACCACCCTGGCCCGCGTCCTCGCCCGGCGGAGCGAGGCCGTCTTCCTGGTCCTCACCCCGCCCGATGTCTTCTCGATGTGGTATGGGGAGAGCGCTCGCCGCATCGCGGAGGTCTTCGCGGAGGCGCGGAGGGAGGCGGCGCAGGGGCGGCCGGTGCTGGTGTTCATCGATGAGATCGACGGCTTCTGCCCGCGCCGGGAGGGGGCCCACGAGGAAACCCGCCGGGCTTTCGCCCAGCTCTGCACCGAGATGGACGGCCTGACCCCCCTCTCCGGGATGATCGTGCTGGGGGCCACGAACCGGCCCCAGGACCTCGATCCCGCCCTGCTGCGGCCCGGGCGCTTCGACCGCAAGATCGTGATCCCCCTCCCCGATCGGAAGGCGCGGGAGGAGATCTTCCGGGTCCACCTGCGTCGCCGGCCCCTGGACCCGGCGGTCTCCCTGGCGGAGCTGGCGGCGAAGACCCGCGGGTTCAGCGGGGCGGAGATCGCAGCCGTCTGCGCCCGCGCCGCCTACCTGGCCCTGGAGGCCTTCGCCGCCTCCCAGGGGATCTCCATCTCCGAGCTGAAGCCAGAGCGCTACCAGACCCTGCGCATCCGCCGCGAGGACCTCCTGCAAGCGATCCGCGAGATCCGGCGGGAGCGACAGGCGACCCGCCCACGTGCCCGCCGCAGGAAGACGTAG
- a CDS encoding 3-hydroxybutyrate dehydrogenase — protein sequence MGRVAVVTGAASGIGRAIAERLARGGDQVVVADIQAERGQAVARSIGGLFLCVDLRRREDCRRLIAETLERFGALHILINNAGFQHIDPIEAFPEEIWEAMLAVMLTAPFLLIKYAWPAMKAQRWGRIVNIASIHGLVASPFKSAYVAAKHGLIGLTRVAALEGGPYGITANAICPAYVRTPLVENQIQDQARMRGLPPEEVVEKVMLEPAAIRRLIEPEEVAALVAYLCSEEASAVTGAAWTIDLGWTAR from the coding sequence ATGGGGCGGGTGGCCGTGGTGACCGGGGCGGCGAGCGGGATCGGGCGGGCCATCGCCGAGCGGCTGGCCCGGGGTGGGGATCAGGTGGTGGTCGCCGACATCCAGGCGGAGCGCGGGCAGGCGGTGGCCCGCTCCATCGGGGGTCTTTTCCTCTGCGTCGACTTGCGCCGCCGCGAGGATTGCCGTCGCCTCATCGCGGAGACCCTGGAGCGCTTCGGAGCCCTGCACATCCTGATCAACAACGCGGGCTTCCAGCACATCGACCCCATCGAGGCGTTCCCAGAGGAGATTTGGGAGGCCATGCTGGCCGTGATGCTGACCGCCCCCTTCCTGCTCATCAAATACGCCTGGCCGGCCATGAAAGCCCAGCGCTGGGGGCGGATCGTGAACATCGCCTCGATCCACGGCCTGGTGGCCTCGCCCTTCAAGAGCGCCTATGTGGCCGCCAAACACGGCCTGATCGGCCTCACCCGTGTGGCGGCCCTGGAGGGAGGACCTTACGGCATCACGGCGAACGCGATCTGCCCTGCCTACGTGCGCACCCCCTTGGTGGAGAACCAGATTCAGGATCAGGCACGGATGCGAGGGCTTCCCCCCGAAGAGGTGGTGGAGAAGGTCATGCTGGAGCCAGCGGCCATCCGTCGCCTGATCGAGCCCGAGGAGGTGGCCGCCCTGGTCGCCTATCTGTGCTCCGAGGAGGCCTCGGCGGTCACCGGGGCCGCCTGGACCATCGATCTGGGCTGGACAGCTCGTTGA
- the aceA gene encoding isocitrate lyase, with protein MARDGTLWMAEAEALEQRWATDPRWKGIRRDYTALDVVRLRGSVRIEYTLARRGAERLWQLLHTEPYVATFGALTGAQAVQMVRAGLKAIYVSGWQVAADANLAGQTYPDQSLYPVNSVPALVRRIQNALLRADQIDWVEGRRERDWLVPIVADAEAGFGGIIHAFELMKAMIEAGAAGVHFEDQLAAEKKCGHLGGKVLIPTGQFIRILNAARLAADVLDVPTLLIARTDALSATLLTSDIDERDRPFLTGERTPEGYFVVRGGLESAIARALAYAPYADLLWFETSRPDLEEARRFAEAIHAAFPGKLLAYNCSPSFNWKRHLDDLAIARFQRELAAMGYKFQFITLAGWHLLNLHTFELARSYRQEGMSAYVRLQEAEFAREAEGYTAVRHQREVGTGYFDAVVLAVTRGASATVALAGSTEAEQFHGTTHP; from the coding sequence ATGGCCCGTGACGGCACGCTGTGGATGGCGGAAGCGGAGGCGCTGGAGCAGCGCTGGGCAACGGATCCGCGCTGGAAGGGCATCCGTCGCGATTACACAGCCCTGGATGTCGTCCGCCTGCGGGGATCCGTGCGGATCGAATACACGCTGGCCCGCCGCGGGGCGGAGCGGCTCTGGCAGCTCCTGCACACGGAGCCCTACGTCGCCACCTTCGGCGCCCTGACCGGAGCTCAGGCCGTGCAGATGGTCCGCGCCGGGCTGAAAGCGATCTACGTGAGCGGCTGGCAGGTGGCCGCCGACGCCAATCTGGCGGGGCAGACCTACCCGGATCAGAGCCTCTATCCCGTCAACAGCGTCCCTGCCCTGGTCCGCCGGATCCAGAACGCCCTGTTGCGAGCGGATCAGATCGATTGGGTGGAGGGGCGCCGGGAGCGCGACTGGCTGGTCCCCATCGTCGCTGACGCCGAGGCCGGGTTCGGAGGGATCATCCACGCTTTCGAGCTGATGAAGGCGATGATCGAGGCGGGGGCGGCCGGGGTGCACTTCGAGGACCAGCTGGCGGCGGAGAAGAAATGTGGCCATCTCGGGGGAAAGGTTCTGATCCCCACCGGCCAGTTCATCCGCATCCTGAACGCCGCCCGGCTGGCCGCCGACGTCCTGGATGTGCCCACCCTGCTCATCGCCCGCACCGATGCGTTGAGCGCCACCCTGCTCACCAGCGACATCGACGAGCGCGACCGTCCCTTCCTGACCGGGGAGCGGACCCCAGAGGGGTATTTCGTCGTGCGGGGTGGGCTGGAGAGCGCCATCGCCCGCGCTCTCGCCTACGCCCCCTACGCGGATCTGCTCTGGTTTGAGACCTCCCGGCCGGATTTGGAGGAGGCCCGGCGGTTCGCCGAGGCCATCCACGCGGCGTTCCCGGGCAAGCTCCTGGCCTACAACTGCTCGCCCTCTTTCAACTGGAAACGCCACCTGGATGACCTCGCCATCGCCCGCTTCCAGCGGGAGCTCGCCGCCATGGGCTACAAGTTCCAGTTCATCACCCTGGCCGGCTGGCATCTGCTCAACCTGCACACCTTTGAGCTGGCCCGCTCTTACCGCCAGGAGGGGATGTCTGCTTACGTCCGCCTCCAGGAGGCGGAGTTCGCCCGGGAGGCGGAGGGATACACCGCGGTCCGCCACCAGCGGGAGGTGGGGACCGGCTACTTCGACGCCGTGGTGCTGGCGGTCACCCGCGGGGCATCCGCCACGGTCGCCCTCGCCGGCTCCACAGAAGCCGAACAGTTCCACGGAACCACCCACCCCTGA
- the aceB gene encoding malate synthase A: MRAALEGIEIRGPVEEPFAEILTPEAVAFVAELARAFEEERQRLLAQRRERYARLAAGERPDFPSETQAIRAADWRVAPPPKDLRCRWVEITGPTDRKMVINALNSGAQVFMADFEDANVPTWTNMLYGQWNLREAVRRTIRYVAPDGREYRLAEETATLMVRPRGLHLNEPRMRVDGRPVAGALFDLGLFLFHNAQELLARGSGPYLYLPKLEGYHEARFWNQVCEAAEDRLDLPRGAIRVSVLIEHILAAFEMEEILYALRERITALNLGRWDYIFSMIKVFAHDPAMVLPDRSRLTVPATPFLRAAAQRLVQVAHRRGAHAIGGMSAYIPRRDPAANERAFAEVRADKTWEVGMGFDGAWVAHPGLVPVVQEIFREALQGPDQRHRLPEGEVTPEMLLQVPEGPITEEGLRNNISVALQYLGAWLAGRGAVAIFNRMEDTATAEIARSQIWQWRHHGARLDDGRRVDRTLYHVLRDQEIAALEQASSEEGFRLREAQGLLDLLVEAERFIPFLTEPGMAYLEEPVSSHV, translated from the coding sequence ATGCGCGCGGCGCTGGAGGGGATCGAGATCCGGGGACCCGTGGAAGAGCCCTTCGCGGAGATCCTGACCCCGGAGGCGGTGGCCTTCGTCGCCGAGCTGGCCCGCGCCTTCGAAGAGGAGCGGCAGCGCCTGCTGGCCCAACGCCGGGAGCGCTATGCCCGTCTGGCGGCCGGGGAACGCCCGGACTTTCCCTCGGAGACGCAGGCGATCCGCGCGGCGGACTGGCGAGTGGCCCCGCCTCCGAAGGACCTGCGCTGCCGATGGGTGGAGATCACCGGGCCGACGGATCGCAAGATGGTGATCAACGCCCTCAACTCCGGGGCCCAGGTCTTCATGGCGGATTTCGAGGATGCGAACGTCCCGACCTGGACGAACATGCTTTATGGGCAATGGAACCTTCGGGAGGCGGTGCGGCGGACCATCCGTTACGTCGCGCCCGACGGACGGGAATATCGCCTGGCGGAGGAGACGGCCACGCTGATGGTGCGCCCGCGCGGGCTGCATTTGAACGAGCCCCGCATGCGCGTGGACGGCCGGCCGGTCGCCGGGGCGCTGTTCGACCTCGGGCTGTTCCTCTTTCACAACGCCCAGGAGCTCCTGGCGCGCGGGAGCGGCCCCTACCTCTATCTGCCCAAGCTGGAGGGCTACCACGAAGCCCGTTTCTGGAACCAGGTCTGCGAGGCCGCGGAGGACCGGTTGGATCTGCCCCGCGGCGCCATCCGCGTCTCCGTCCTCATCGAGCATATCCTGGCGGCCTTTGAGATGGAGGAGATCCTGTATGCGCTGCGGGAGCGGATCACGGCGCTGAACCTGGGCCGGTGGGACTACATCTTCAGCATGATCAAGGTCTTCGCCCACGATCCGGCGATGGTCCTCCCCGATCGCAGCCGGCTCACTGTGCCCGCCACCCCCTTCCTCCGGGCCGCCGCCCAACGGCTGGTGCAGGTCGCCCATCGGCGGGGCGCCCACGCCATCGGCGGGATGTCCGCTTACATCCCCCGCCGGGACCCCGCTGCCAACGAGCGGGCCTTCGCGGAGGTGCGGGCGGATAAAACCTGGGAGGTCGGGATGGGCTTCGACGGCGCCTGGGTCGCCCATCCGGGCCTCGTCCCGGTGGTCCAGGAGATCTTCCGGGAGGCCCTGCAGGGGCCGGACCAGCGCCATCGCCTCCCGGAGGGCGAGGTGACGCCGGAGATGTTGCTGCAGGTCCCAGAGGGTCCGATCACGGAAGAAGGGCTGCGGAACAACATCTCCGTCGCGCTGCAATACCTGGGGGCCTGGCTGGCCGGGCGCGGCGCGGTGGCCATCTTCAACCGAATGGAGGACACCGCCACCGCAGAGATCGCCCGCTCCCAGATCTGGCAGTGGCGCCACCACGGCGCCCGCCTGGACGATGGGCGCAGGGTGGATCGAACCCTCTACCACGTCCTTCGAGATCAGGAGATCGCCGCCCTCGAGCAGGCGAGCTCGGAGGAAGGCTTCCGCCTCCGGGAAGCTCAGGGGCTGCTGGACCTCCTGGTGGAAGCGGAGCGCTTCATCCCTTTCCTCACCGAACCGGGGATGGCTTATCTCGAGGAACCGGTCTCGTCCCACGTGTGA
- a CDS encoding acyl-CoA synthetase — protein MIPAVDWLAKRARLSPSRMALMEASTGRWISYAEWNQRVNRAANALGALGLRKGDILAILSTNRLEYLDLLFACNKTGVILQALNTRLAVPELQALLQDIPPRALIYSGDLSEKAATLGDAASVMIALDEPVRGGHRVWGELLKQASDRPPDPVPLDLEDPWVLCYTGGTTGLPKAAILTYGTITWNAVNTVMSWGLQPDDVAILNAPLFHTGGLNVFTTPLVHIGGASILCAAFDPDQVFDLLERERVTLFFGVPTMFIRLQQHPRWERADFSRCRIVISGGAPCPMPVFERFFEKGVPFKTGYGLTEAGPNNFWLPDEKARHKPGSVGSPLFHVEVRVVRDGREVGPGEVGELWIRGPHVIPGYWNRPEETARTIVGGWLRTGDLAMADEEGDFYIVGRIKDVIISGGENIYPAEVESVMLGHPEVIEAALIGVPDPEWGEVGRAIVVRRPGSALTEEALLVYLRSQLAGYKIPKSVVFVEELPKTGAGKIDKNALRQRYGG, from the coding sequence ATGATCCCGGCGGTTGATTGGCTGGCGAAACGGGCACGGCTATCTCCCAGCCGGATGGCGTTGATGGAGGCATCCACCGGAAGGTGGATTTCATATGCGGAGTGGAACCAGCGGGTCAACCGGGCAGCGAACGCCCTGGGCGCCCTGGGTCTGCGCAAAGGAGACATCCTCGCGATCCTTTCCACGAATCGGCTGGAATATCTCGATCTGCTCTTCGCATGTAACAAGACCGGTGTGATCCTGCAGGCCCTTAACACGAGGCTGGCTGTCCCGGAGCTACAGGCTCTTTTGCAGGACATTCCTCCTCGCGCCCTGATCTACAGCGGGGATCTTTCCGAGAAAGCAGCTACGCTGGGGGATGCAGCCTCGGTGATGATTGCCCTGGACGAGCCCGTCCGAGGCGGGCATCGCGTGTGGGGGGAGCTGCTCAAGCAGGCCTCGGACCGGCCGCCGGATCCGGTTCCGCTGGATCTGGAGGATCCATGGGTGCTGTGCTACACCGGCGGGACCACGGGGCTGCCCAAGGCGGCGATCCTCACTTATGGCACGATCACCTGGAACGCCGTCAACACGGTGATGAGCTGGGGGCTTCAGCCCGACGACGTGGCCATCCTGAACGCCCCCCTTTTCCACACCGGCGGCCTTAATGTCTTCACCACCCCTCTGGTTCATATCGGTGGTGCCTCCATCCTCTGCGCAGCCTTCGATCCGGACCAGGTGTTCGATCTGCTGGAGCGGGAGCGGGTCACCCTTTTCTTCGGCGTGCCCACCATGTTCATCCGCCTGCAGCAGCATCCCCGGTGGGAACGGGCGGATTTCTCCCGCTGCCGTATTGTGATCAGCGGCGGCGCCCCGTGTCCGATGCCGGTTTTCGAGCGCTTTTTCGAGAAAGGGGTGCCCTTCAAGACCGGATACGGCCTGACCGAGGCCGGACCGAACAACTTCTGGTTGCCGGACGAGAAGGCCCGTCACAAGCCGGGCTCCGTTGGAAGCCCGCTCTTCCACGTCGAGGTCCGGGTGGTTCGAGACGGCCGGGAAGTCGGACCGGGCGAGGTGGGGGAGCTGTGGATCCGGGGCCCCCATGTAATCCCGGGCTACTGGAACCGGCCGGAGGAGACCGCGCGGACCATCGTGGGGGGCTGGTTGCGGACGGGGGATCTGGCCATGGCGGATGAGGAAGGAGATTTCTACATCGTCGGCCGGATCAAGGATGTGATCATCTCGGGAGGGGAGAACATCTACCCGGCGGAGGTGGAGAGCGTCATGCTGGGCCACCCCGAGGTGATCGAGGCCGCTCTCATCGGGGTGCCGGACCCGGAGTGGGGAGAGGTGGGACGGGCCATCGTGGTGCGCCGGCCGGGAAGCGCCCTGACGGAGGAAGCGCTCTTGGTCTATCTGCGCTCCCAGCTGGCAGGTTATAAGATCCCGAAATCCGTGGTCTTTGTGGAGGAGCTGCCGAAAACCGGTGCGGGGAAGATCGACAAGAATGCCCTCCGGCAACGATATGGAGGATAG
- a CDS encoding alpha/beta fold hydrolase encodes MPHVRVDDLQLFYVEQGRGEAVVFIPGLGGDHHLWHRQLPAFAQHFRTIALDPRGAGQSDKLDLPYTIEEMADDVAGLLEALGIERAHVVGASMGGFIAQMFALRHPHRLGRLILCCTSFGGPNVVPMPPESLTVFTQRTGDPATDLRRLWAVSVTERFLREHPEVLEEYVAWRVAHPQPLYAYQRQLAAALAFNVESRVHEIQAPVLIAHGMEDRVVPVENARRLHARIPGSRLVLFPEAGHLFFIERAEEFNRVAIAFLKGEEPSG; translated from the coding sequence ATGCCTCACGTGAGGGTGGATGACCTCCAGCTGTTCTATGTGGAGCAGGGCCGTGGGGAAGCGGTGGTCTTCATCCCCGGCCTGGGCGGCGACCATCATCTCTGGCATCGCCAGCTGCCCGCCTTCGCCCAGCATTTCCGGACCATCGCCCTTGACCCGCGGGGCGCGGGCCAGTCGGACAAACTCGACCTCCCTTACACCATCGAGGAGATGGCGGATGATGTGGCGGGGTTGCTGGAGGCCCTGGGGATCGAGAGGGCCCATGTCGTCGGCGCTTCCATGGGCGGCTTTATCGCCCAGATGTTCGCCCTGCGTCATCCGCATCGGCTCGGCCGGCTGATCCTCTGCTGCACCTCCTTCGGCGGCCCGAACGTGGTCCCCATGCCGCCTGAGAGCCTCACTGTCTTCACCCAACGGACCGGCGATCCGGCGACGGACTTGCGGCGCTTGTGGGCGGTCTCTGTGACAGAGCGATTCCTCCGTGAGCATCCTGAGGTCTTGGAGGAATATGTGGCCTGGCGGGTTGCTCATCCCCAGCCGCTTTATGCCTACCAGCGCCAGCTGGCCGCCGCCCTCGCCTTTAATGTAGAAAGTCGTGTCCACGAGATCCAGGCGCCTGTCCTCATCGCCCACGGGATGGAAGATCGTGTGGTCCCGGTGGAGAACGCCCGACGGTTGCACGCGCGCATCCCGGGCAGCCGTCTGGTCCTCTTTCCGGAAGCGGGTCATCTCTTCTTCATCGAGCGGGCGGAGGAGTTCAACCGCGTGGCCATCGCCTTCCTAAAAGGAGAGGAGCCTTCAGGATGA
- a CDS encoding response regulator has translation MLKGKSGLPRRIRVVLADDHPLVLEGLRAMLRAEEDMEVVAAVTDGAELIPIVERHRPDVVVLDLQMPGLSGWDCLEAIRRASPGTRVLILTAFGDGEFIQMAIEREADGFVLKTEPPQQTLTAIRQVAQGHLVFPQAARRWLSRQIPEGLGALTAREREILALVAEGLSNAQIARRLGVRVATVKFHLQNIFQKLGVRNRTEAARFYFTARSSRLPPD, from the coding sequence ATGCTGAAAGGGAAGAGCGGGCTTCCCCGTCGGATCCGGGTCGTGTTGGCCGACGATCATCCCCTCGTCCTGGAGGGCTTGCGCGCCATGCTCCGGGCCGAGGAGGACATGGAAGTCGTTGCGGCGGTGACCGATGGGGCGGAGCTGATCCCCATCGTGGAGCGCCATCGCCCGGATGTGGTGGTGCTGGATCTCCAGATGCCCGGCCTCTCCGGATGGGATTGCCTGGAGGCCATCCGCCGGGCCAGCCCTGGAACCCGGGTGCTCATCCTCACCGCCTTCGGGGACGGGGAGTTCATCCAGATGGCCATCGAGCGCGAGGCCGACGGGTTTGTGTTGAAGACGGAGCCGCCTCAGCAGACCCTCACGGCCATCCGGCAGGTTGCCCAGGGCCATCTGGTCTTCCCCCAGGCCGCGCGGCGCTGGCTCAGCCGGCAGATCCCCGAGGGACTGGGGGCCCTCACCGCACGCGAGCGCGAGATCCTGGCTCTGGTGGCGGAGGGCCTGAGCAACGCCCAGATCGCCCGACGCCTCGGCGTCCGGGTGGCCACAGTGAAGTTCCACCTGCAGAACATCTTCCAGAAGCTGGGCGTGCGCAATCGAACGGAGGCCGCCCGCTTTTATTTCACTGCCCGCTCCAGCCGCCTTCCCCCAGACTAA
- a CDS encoding sensor histidine kinase, translated as MRSGETIEPGEPVRVAAGELLRLAITWLRADRGWLAARPGWLGAAETLLAGAREPEAAAACFVRRFPLEEGDVEIGELGLVWAREPKPEPDDPVAMPALLRTAAALLRLAREQQASRRLLHVQEQELCRIVLDIHDGPVQDIFAALSQIQLLLRAGPRGRTMRRRLEQTAGLLERSLTEIRTFIGAFRPPEFEHRPLLAMVHGLILQHEVLTGHEVHLEVEGNLPAPPLPVKIALYRLLQEALNNAARYAGVSRYTVRLRGEPHGLWLEVRDEGQGFDPGRYLENPSPEAMRHFGLRGMRDRAELLGGRFEIESAPGRGTSIRVWLPC; from the coding sequence ATGCGCTCAGGGGAGACCATCGAGCCCGGAGAGCCGGTGCGGGTGGCTGCTGGGGAGTTACTCCGGCTGGCGATCACATGGCTTCGCGCCGACCGCGGATGGCTCGCTGCCCGCCCCGGATGGCTGGGAGCGGCGGAAACGCTCCTGGCGGGAGCGAGGGAGCCGGAGGCAGCCGCGGCCTGTTTTGTCCGCCGGTTCCCACTCGAGGAGGGAGACGTGGAAATCGGGGAGCTGGGATTGGTCTGGGCCCGGGAGCCGAAGCCGGAGCCCGATGATCCGGTCGCCATGCCCGCCCTCCTTCGAACGGCGGCGGCCCTCCTTCGGCTGGCGCGGGAGCAGCAGGCCTCCCGCCGCCTGCTCCACGTCCAGGAGCAGGAGCTCTGCCGCATCGTCCTGGACATCCACGACGGCCCGGTCCAGGACATCTTCGCCGCTCTCTCCCAGATCCAGTTGCTGCTGCGCGCCGGACCACGGGGCCGGACGATGCGCCGTCGCCTGGAGCAGACGGCCGGGCTCTTGGAGCGCTCCCTCACCGAGATCCGCACTTTCATCGGGGCCTTCCGCCCCCCGGAGTTCGAACACCGCCCGCTGCTGGCGATGGTCCACGGCCTGATCCTTCAGCACGAAGTCCTCACCGGCCACGAGGTCCATCTGGAGGTGGAGGGGAATCTCCCCGCGCCTCCGCTCCCGGTCAAGATCGCCCTCTACCGGCTGCTCCAAGAGGCGCTGAACAACGCGGCCCGCTACGCCGGCGTCTCCCGCTACACCGTCCGCTTGCGCGGCGAACCCCACGGGCTCTGGCTGGAGGTGCGCGATGAAGGCCAGGGGTTCGATCCGGGTCGCTATTTAGAGAACCCCTCCCCCGAGGCCATGCGCCACTTCGGGCTGCGGGGCATGCGGGATCGGGCGGAGCTGTTGGGCGGACGGTTCGAGATCGAGAGCGCCCCAGGCCGCGGAACCTCCATCCGGGTGTGGCTGCCATGCTGA